TAGCTGTGCCCGGCTGGATGGCACAGGAATGGTGAGGACAGGCTGGGTTCATCATGGTGGCCACACTGCATTCATCTGTCCCTTTCTGCCCTGGCAGGGAGCCTTGTCCCATCCGTCACCCGGGATGGTGTTTGGCCTTTGCCCATGCTTGGGTTTTtccaggctgggagctgctcccagcAAGGCTCTGGTCCCTACCCGGAATCATCTGCATCCCTGTATCCTGACCTTACCTCCATTGGACTCACACTGGGCACCGAGCCGGGAGATGCAGATGTGCTTGGCCATGTTTGAGCACAGCAGGGGCTCAGCACCATGTTCCTGTGGGATGAGGATGGGCTTGGCTTCCCAGAAGCATCCCTGGCCAAGGAGCAGGAGGTGCCTGCGCCCAGCCACCGCTGTGCCCCTGTGCACTCCAGCGGGGCCAGCTCTCACCAGGACAAGCACAGAAttccctgtgccagtgcctgcCAAGCCCGGAGCCCCGGCAGGCAGGAGAGCCAGCGCTGCTGGTCCCTGCCAGGGCCACCCACCGGCCGCGCCAGCCCTGCCAGATTGGGAAGAGGAGGGTGCCGGGACCCTGCGGCTTATGTTGGCCATGGACACATGGATGTGTCCCTTCTGGCTCCCTCTGGTCCTTTGCCCCCGTGCTGGTGGAcgtggggagcagggctggagctgtgggGCCCTGGCACTGTCCCTCTCCCATGGACACACTCACTGCCCCGGGCTCTTCTCCCATGGGAGCCATGCGGTGGAGCCGGAGCCCTTCCCAGCTCCCTCGGAATCACAAGCTCCGCATGTGACCAACCTCATCTGCAGCTCCCGTTAATTGAAGTTGATGCTGAATGACCCGTTTGTGTCTCCCGTCCACAGCTCGAGCAGAAGGCCGGGCAGCAACCCTCCTCTTGCCAGGGCAGGGCGGCCGGCGCGGGCAGCACCGGTTCCCATCCCATTGTGctttttccatgtccttttgtgAGGAGTTCCCTCATCCAGCCGGTGCAGGAGGATTGCCAAGGGCGGCTCGAGCTGCTGCCTGTCTCTTAGTGGGTGAGAAAATCACCCCGAGGATTGCAGGGATCCTGGGGGGATCCTGGATCTGTGTGCGAGCCGGGGACCACGGGCACAGAGCTCCATCCCCAGCGCCGAGTGCAGGACCAGGAGGCTCCTTCCTGCCCAGAGGCACTGACGCTTCGTGTGACCTTAGGAGAACGTTGTTGgcatctggttttatttaagcTGAGGGATGTGATGCTCTGAAAGCAGTTGGCTTTcagggggaggagaggggtCTGTCCATGCCAGGGCTGGCTGCGGGCTTCCCCCAGGCTGTGCTTCCCAGCGCCTTTCCATGGTGCGGCGGTGGTGCCAGGACTTCGGCTTGGTGGTCCCCCCCCGGTGCCAAAGCTCCCACCTGGCTCTTCCCTGTGTGTAACCCCAAGGAGTTGCAGGGGGAGGCCGGGGAGGGCAGGAGCTCTGTTGCCAGCGCCCGCTTTGCGCCACGGCCCCGTGGTCGGTGCCACTGGGGCTGGCATCGCTCTGCGCCGGGTGCTGGAGActttgggtttgtgtttcaaATTTCAAGGGCATGAGCCATttcctggaaaagggaaaaaaaaaaaaaaaaaaggacaaattaaacaaaaagcaaataacaCGAATTGAAGGAGAAAGCTTCGATCCAGGCTTTGCTGTGAACTTTACCcaggctgctgggagctggtCCAGGAGCCATGCACTGCAGGGGAACTGATGGGAGACCAGGGCCGGGATCCCAAGGGGATGTGGCAGGCAGGAGGCTGTGGCTCTGACCCCGCTGCCTGCCTGTGCAAaagggctggtgctgggcatcgcCCCGGCAgcctccatccctggtgctgtggGGCCCCGGGTGCTTCCACCCGTGCTGCACCATGACCGCCTCCCGCTTGGTTTGGGAAGGTTTTTCCCATTGCTGGCTGCAGTATTGATTAATACGAGCCAAATCCTGGGATAAgctcaggcaggaaagggcccTGGCTGCTTTCCTCTTGCAGCCCAGCCGGGTTGGGAGCCAAAACGTTGCCTGACGTGGCTCTGAGCGCAGGCAGGACCCAGCTGCCCAGCGTGTCCCTGTTCTGCAGAGCATTAATGGGCCCCGAACTGGAGTGACCAGCAGCTTCTTAAGAAACAAAGTGGCCCCAGGAGCTGGGTCTCATGACACCTCATCCAGCTGCCAACATCTGGGATCGCAGTTTGGCTGCGCTCCTGGCACAGGCGAGGATGCCAAGCGCCGCCTTTCGGGATCGGCCCTGTGGGAGATTAACTTTCTTATTCCAGGAATTCCTTCTTTCATGTCTTTGCGGGGGCTGTGCCCTGCGGCAGAGCACGGCTCCGGTCCCAGCCACGGCGCCCGGTGCTGCCCCAGGCCTGGCGGGTGCTCAGCACTATCCCGGTGCAGCCCCGGTGCCCCcgttcctgctgcagctcctcagaggCAGCTTTCTGGGGGCATCAGGATGCTCTTGGGGCTCCCTGGCCATGCACCCCGTGGGCACCTTTCAGCCCCGTGGATGCAGTGCACGTGTCTGGCCAGGGCACAGCCAGACCCTCATGCTGTGCTGTCACTGGAGCAACTGCCCCTGCTTTTGCTGCATCTTTTGCAACCCTACAGTAACAGACACATGGCAATCAGCCTGTGAATTGTGGCTAATGGGTTGTCAAAACTCCCAGGAGCCTTTCCCAGCGCTGCAGTGCTCAGCCCAGCGGCAGGGCTGGGGGTGATGCCCATGGGGATCAAGGTTTCGATGCAGGGCTGAGCCCCCTCTTGTCTGTGTCCTTGCAGAGAAGGAGGAGATCGACCACCCCAACAACAGCTTCAGCCCCTGCAGCATCCACGACCGCAAGtgcctgcagaagcagcaggcgAAGCGGGTCAACAACGGCAACAAGATGCGCAATAGTGGGAGCCAGTACCACCGCGAGGAGACACGGCCCATAGTGAGcgccaggctggggagggcaggATGGGTGCTGAGCCGCCCTGGGCTGTGCTCCAGAGTTGGGGTGTTGGGGTTGGGGGCTGGAGGCATCCATCGTATTCCCCCCTtcctgcaggcacagggctcATGCCAGAGCGAGCTGCACCGGGCGCTGGAGCGGCTGGCGGCCTCGCAGACCCGCACGCACGAGGACCTCTACGTCATCCCCATCCCCAACTGCGACCGCAACGGCAACTTCCACCCCAAGCAGGTAGGACAGGGTCACATCCCTCATGGCGGTGCCACTTGTGTGGCTTGGTGAGGCTGGGAGCAGGACACAGATGATGGAGGCAGGAGCCACCGGTCGGAATCACCCTTCAGGGTGGGATAGGGGTGGCAAAGCCCCCCATGAGAGCTCCCGGTTGCCCCAGCCATGGGAATGGGGCTGTGGGGGCCAGGCTGGGCATCCCTCCCTGAACCTGTCCCCTCAGTGTCACCCGGCGCTGGACGGGCAGCGGGGCAAGTGCTGGTGCGTGGACCGCAAGACCGGGGTGAAGCTGCCGGGCTTCCTGGAGCTGAAGGGGGACTTGGACTGTCACCAGCTGGCAGACAGCATGTGAGCGCGACCGGGACACCCGCCGGGGCTGcgcaggagaggaagagaggggACATGACTgtcgagcagctcctgtgtgccGGGGGACCCTGCCACGCACCCCGGCTCTCTGCGGTGCTCTGCGCCCCAGCACGGGGCACGGCACCACGACCTGCGCCATGACCACTACCTGCCAGTGCTGAGGGGTCCCCGGCACACCTCCATCCTGCACGGACACTGCTGAGACTGATGctgcactggggctggtgtcACCGCAACATCCTCCTGCCCCTTGAGGCTGCTCCCACCCCATGGTAACCTCTGGTTTTTGTCCTGGCCCACCCTGTGCAGTGGTGTGGCCGTGGACACTCCAGTGGCTGCATCAGCAGCATCACCCCTGCCCACGGTGCATTGTGTCCACACTGGACCTCTGcatgtggcagcagcagaagtgcctCATCCTGCCCTCCCTGGCAGCAGGCATGGGCTGGAGGTGCCCAaagagacccccccccccactgccACTGCCTGCCTGGAGCGCCCCCCTGCCTGTACTTCACCCAGCGTGTGTGCACCATGGGCACCACAGCCACACAGAGCAATAAGAaaccttccccctccccactgcagccccccagctccacagcccaggtcctgcctgccccatggcccagccccatccctgcacagGGACAAAGCCAGTGGCCGCAGCATTTTCCtcctatccatccatccatccatccatccatccatccatccatccatccatccatccatccatccatccatccacccatccatccatccacccatccatccctccatccatccctccatccatccatctatccatccatccatccatccatccatccatccatccatccatccatccacccatccatccatccatccatccacccacccatccatccacccatccatccctccatccatccatccctccatcgatccatccatccatccatccatccatccatccatccatccatccacccatccacccatccatccatccatcccatctCCCCATGCCCGGTCCCCATGGGTGAGGGGGGTCATGCACCCCCAGGCATGCCTTCTTCCAACTTGGCCAACATGACAAAACCCGGATGAGTTTGTGGCGCATCCCAGTGATGGGATCTGCAGGTTTCGCCAGCACCAGGTTCTCAGCTGGGGAATTCTCACCACTTTTgtagcaatttttttcctt
The DNA window shown above is from Lathamus discolor isolate bLatDis1 chromosome 20, bLatDis1.hap1, whole genome shotgun sequence and carries:
- the IGFBP4 gene encoding insulin-like growth factor-binding protein 4, translated to MRGAAGCALPPLPPVPPVLPVLLLLLLAAAAGLGGGEEAIQCPPCSEERLARCKAPQGCAELVREPGCGCCATCALGRGTACGVYTARCGAGLRCYPPRGVPRPLHTLMHGQGVCTDLADVEAIQESLQPPEKEEIDHPNNSFSPCSIHDRKCLQKQQAKRVNNGNKMRNSGSQYHREETRPIAQGSCQSELHRALERLAASQTRTHEDLYVIPIPNCDRNGNFHPKQCHPALDGQRGKCWCVDRKTGVKLPGFLELKGDLDCHQLADSM